In one window of Lampris incognitus isolate fLamInc1 chromosome 3, fLamInc1.hap2, whole genome shotgun sequence DNA:
- the LOC130110122 gene encoding synapse-associated protein 1-like isoform X1, with the protein MLQSWGTWLGLENENGPITREINSATNATEDKTCDINKQVAAGSVGEQSAPQPRVLQTAKGFSGYVYNFAASASKKISASVAETAQTFKKSVEEGKIDGLLDKTILGDFQKEQEKFVQEKNAKRIDAAVPPWVGHNEEETIQQQILALSADKRNFLRDPPAGVQFHFDFEQMYPVALVMLEEDELLSRMRFHLVPKQVKEETFWKNYFYRVSLIKQSAQLTVLAAQQQAAEKSVREKNTSSLDDDQQTEIRQKIPPIIIGAKAEPGEDTEAISTSPGVTEFVSDAFDSCNINQEDLRREMEQLVLEAQGIANTEEEEIPDWERELQQELQEYEVVADSENRDENLDKEIEELLLEDS; encoded by the exons ATGTTGCAGAGCTGGGGGACGTGGCTTGGTTTAGAGAACGAAAACGGTCCGATTACACGGGAAATAAATTCCGCGACTAACGCCACAGAGGACAAAACTTGTGACATAAACAAACAGGTTGCCGCTGGAAGTGTTGGCGAACAAAGTGCTCCACAACCTCGGGTTCTGCAAACAGCCAAAGGTTTCAGTG GTTATGTTTATAATTTTGCAGCTAGTGCGTCAAAGAAAATATCCGCATCCGTCGCTGAGACTGCTCAAACCTTTAAGAAAAGCGTGGAGGAAGGGAAGATTGATGGACTCCTTGATAAG ACCATTTTGGGGGATTTCCAGAAAGAGCAGGAGAAGTTTGTTCAAGAGAAAAATGCAAAACGAATTG ATGCTGCTGTGCCACCATGGGTTGGCCATAACGAAGAAGAGACCATACAGCAACAGATTTTAGCTCTATCAGCT GACAAAAGAAATTTTTTGCGAGACCCGCCTGCCGGTGTGCAGTTCCACTTTGACTTTGAGCAAATGTACCCAGTGGCCCTGGTAATGTTGGAGGAAGATGAGCTCCTCAGCAGGATGCGCTTCCATTTAGTTCCCAAACA GGTAAAAGAAGAAACCTTTTGGAAAAATTATTTCTACCGTGTGTCCCTGATAAAACAATCAGCTCAGCTCACTGTTCTTGCAGCACAACAACAGGCTGCTGAgaaaagtgtgagagagaaaaataCTTCCAGTCTTGATGATGATCAGCAAACAG AAATAAGACAGAAAATCCCACCAATCATCATCGGTGCCAAAGCTGAGCCTGGTGAG GATACAGAGGCGATCTCAACCAGTCCAGGTGTGACTGAATTTGTGAGTGATGCCTTTGATTCATGCAACATAAACCAGGAGGACCTACGCAGGGAAATGGAGCAACTGGTGCTGGAAGCGCAGGGCATTGCTAATACAGAGGAGG AGGAGATTCCAGACTGGGAGAGGGAGTTGCAGCAAGAGCTTCAGGAGTATGAGGTTGTGGCTGACAGTGAGAACCGTGATGAAAACTTGGACAAAGAGATTGAAGAATTGCTACTGGAGGACAGCTAG
- the LOC130110122 gene encoding synapse-associated protein 1-like isoform X2: MLQSWGTWLGLENENGPITREINSATNATEDKTCDINKQVAAGSVGEQSAPQPRVLQTAKGFSASASKKISASVAETAQTFKKSVEEGKIDGLLDKTILGDFQKEQEKFVQEKNAKRIDAAVPPWVGHNEEETIQQQILALSADKRNFLRDPPAGVQFHFDFEQMYPVALVMLEEDELLSRMRFHLVPKQVKEETFWKNYFYRVSLIKQSAQLTVLAAQQQAAEKSVREKNTSSLDDDQQTEIRQKIPPIIIGAKAEPGEDTEAISTSPGVTEFVSDAFDSCNINQEDLRREMEQLVLEAQGIANTEEEEIPDWERELQQELQEYEVVADSENRDENLDKEIEELLLEDS; the protein is encoded by the exons ATGTTGCAGAGCTGGGGGACGTGGCTTGGTTTAGAGAACGAAAACGGTCCGATTACACGGGAAATAAATTCCGCGACTAACGCCACAGAGGACAAAACTTGTGACATAAACAAACAGGTTGCCGCTGGAAGTGTTGGCGAACAAAGTGCTCCACAACCTCGGGTTCTGCAAACAGCCAAAGGTTTCAGTG CTAGTGCGTCAAAGAAAATATCCGCATCCGTCGCTGAGACTGCTCAAACCTTTAAGAAAAGCGTGGAGGAAGGGAAGATTGATGGACTCCTTGATAAG ACCATTTTGGGGGATTTCCAGAAAGAGCAGGAGAAGTTTGTTCAAGAGAAAAATGCAAAACGAATTG ATGCTGCTGTGCCACCATGGGTTGGCCATAACGAAGAAGAGACCATACAGCAACAGATTTTAGCTCTATCAGCT GACAAAAGAAATTTTTTGCGAGACCCGCCTGCCGGTGTGCAGTTCCACTTTGACTTTGAGCAAATGTACCCAGTGGCCCTGGTAATGTTGGAGGAAGATGAGCTCCTCAGCAGGATGCGCTTCCATTTAGTTCCCAAACA GGTAAAAGAAGAAACCTTTTGGAAAAATTATTTCTACCGTGTGTCCCTGATAAAACAATCAGCTCAGCTCACTGTTCTTGCAGCACAACAACAGGCTGCTGAgaaaagtgtgagagagaaaaataCTTCCAGTCTTGATGATGATCAGCAAACAG AAATAAGACAGAAAATCCCACCAATCATCATCGGTGCCAAAGCTGAGCCTGGTGAG GATACAGAGGCGATCTCAACCAGTCCAGGTGTGACTGAATTTGTGAGTGATGCCTTTGATTCATGCAACATAAACCAGGAGGACCTACGCAGGGAAATGGAGCAACTGGTGCTGGAAGCGCAGGGCATTGCTAATACAGAGGAGG AGGAGATTCCAGACTGGGAGAGGGAGTTGCAGCAAGAGCTTCAGGAGTATGAGGTTGTGGCTGACAGTGAGAACCGTGATGAAAACTTGGACAAAGAGATTGAAGAATTGCTACTGGAGGACAGCTAG